The Rosa rugosa chromosome 1, drRosRugo1.1, whole genome shotgun sequence genomic sequence aataaaatttCTTCTTTCCCACAGTCATGCATTATACATTAAAAAGTTATGATTAGTAACTTCAACTTATTGAGTGTAGTATATGTAACTGTTGGAGAACAATCCTATTGAAGATCAAGACACATTTGAAAGTGTCTCGTATGtctatataaaaataaaaataaagactaTACCATATTCAAATGTTAGTGGCGATGAGTTAGCTCTTACCTCGCTTCCATATTAGTTTTTACTTAGTGAGTACAAGGTCCTCAATTCGACTTACAGACTAATTGTTGAATATTCTAAAATTATTATATAATCAGTTATTTTTGCACGTTTCTACTAAAAAAGAGAATCATGTCCACggaattataaaaaaaaaaaaaagcatgcaCGGGTACCTTTCCTCCGGTTtgctttgaaatttcaatactaaaagaaaaaatctcAAGAAGAACAAAATTATCTCATATATTATTCTTCGATTAGATGAATTTGATAATTGAGGCTAAGTAACTCTTATGGAACATTtttgttttgatcaaataaataataaataatttatATACAATAGCTAGTCTATTGTAAGTCGAACTCACGATCTCCCACTGTGCGCGCGCGCGTTAGGTTCAGCATGTACCTTAAGGAAATCCGTAGTCGCACTTGTGATCTAGAGTGACCAACAAGTCTTTTATAACTTTCCCTCACCCCCTTGAACACCAAACCGATATCCTTACTTTGGTTTCAAAAGATCTTTAGGGGAAAGGAGATTACCTCTATGAATTATTTCCTCATGTGAATAGTAACTTACCATAATAATAAGTACCCAGCAAACGGGTGGATGATGACAAAATGGACTACTACACAAAGTTTATAGGTTACCCATGAGCACCTATTAAAACAAATAACCAAATTTAACTCTTCTCTACTTCTAACAACTTTCGTATACTTTACGAATCAATTAATGTGTGCTTATAACATATATCCAACTTTTTCTCTACTCTTTTACAATTTTCGTATACTTTACGAATCACTTAATGGAATATATGTAGAGAAAAAGTTAGCTAATTTTGTTGATTAATGGGGTAAATTTTGCCAATTCTACTATCTAGTTCAGTAGTTCATGATCGAAGTCTCTGATTACTCCATGTAAGATGTATGCATGTGTATGTATATCCATAAATAGACATGATGGTTGATGAATATATTGGAATACATGTATATGTGGATAGGTGGATATACATGTTGTTGGTTTTTACACTGATAAATTTAATGTAAATCCATGCAAATTGAAACGTTACATCATGGGTTTCTGGGAACACAACTGAAACCCTAGAATGATTGCGTTTTGCATGCGCAAGTGTAGAGAAGCAAGAATTATAACATAGATGCAAAGAAAGTGACCCTGCGTGTGTAAGTATTGCACTTGAAAACAAAAAACCTGACATAAGACACTTGTCCCACCGTCTGATCCAGCACATTAGAGGGTGATGCAATTCaaacatatgcatatatattgtGTATATTGTTTTTGATATCAGGTAAATTTATGATTGCTAtatgcaatatatatataaaagattttttttaaaacaatTTTGATAATTAATGTTATTGGTTGTGAGATACAAACTTAAGACCTCGGTAAAAATTTAAAAGTGTGTATCCCTATTAATTCTTCTACACTATAAGTTTCTATTATCTCATAAGATTTTGTAAACTATTTCAAAACATGAGAGAAGGATGTACTTagtttttcaaattttcaattaacTAATGATGCCCCAAACCCTCGAAATTTTTGTACCTATAGGGTTCATTAGGGCAGGTCGTTCAGTAGGGTTTTCCTTTTGCAATTAGCTCCGACGCCAATTGCAAGTTGTGATTAAGATCAAACATCTCATGTTTCACCACGAATACATgattagaagaaaaagaagaattgcACATCTCGACCTTCTAAATACCAAAAGAGATTATTTGGATGTAGTTTGTACGGTAATGTAGGGTTGCGTTGTAAAAGAGTTCATTTGTGTAGTAACACGACTGTTGCAACTTGTAAAATGAaacagttatatatatatatatatattttttttttttgaatttgggtttttaggaattaaaatttaaaattttggcTTAAAAAAAATGAcggttagggttttctctcaCTTTGAGAAAGCATTTCAACACTCTAAAACATCCAACATTAATTCTTATTCAATTAGTAGGAGAACATAATAGTCATAGGTTTATAGAAAGTTTATCTATTAAAATGAATCTTAGAATTAATCTGCAGTTAATATTCACATTCCACAAAATATGTAGTTATATATTTGATCATCTTTTCCTAGAAACCAATGTTAAGTAAAACCAAAAGCGAAAATTTTAAGCTTGTGTACGTTCATATGAATAAGATGATAAGAAGTTAAAGCTTTGCGTGCGTGTGTGTGGGAAGACTAAAACCTATAGCCACCCGATCGACCTCACTCCAATACGAAAGCAGCAAAAGAAACCAGATATTGACCAAAAGAGCAGGGAAAGTCATTATCGACCTCAACAACAACATCACAACAGAAGAGAGAATCATAAAGCATAAAGAAGCAAGCAAGCAATTGCAGCGGCAGCAGTGCTAGGATTTCAGTGCTAGCTGCTTTGTACTACCATGATCAGGGTCAGCCATAATCAATTAatttaagagaaaaagagagagaaagaaatggAATGGAgaaccctagctagctagcaaagCTAATTAGTAAAAGCCTGAAATCTGATCAGTGGGTGCAATCCTTgacccgagagagagagagctttaccagaaaaagaaatataaaattaatttCAAACCCTTACTTGATCATCGTCATGGGTCCCACCCAAtatctctgtttctctctctacTGTTATATTTTCAACACATTCATCTTCTCCTTTAGTACTTGGTTGCATCATCGATCATGCCCCATTAAAAATCTGCTCCCAAAtcatttctctctttctcttgcTCTGGAACGGCCCCTAGCTTTTCGAGggtttttttgtctttcttctcttttcaacCACCAAAATTCATAACCTCTGATCGACCGATGTGCTTGCTTGCTCTTGCAAAAAGCTATCAATCAACATAGATGGTACAATTATTTCTGTTCATATTAAGAATCCAGTAGTTGGAGTACTTTAGCTAGTTAGATCGGAATCTTTCTTGATCAAAAGAAGTAGTGGAAAACTCAGATATAGTATATACATCAGCATGGATCACACCAATTACTTAAACAATCAGCTGGGAAACAACCTCGTCTCGGCCGCTGGAGATCATCACGACGATCATGTGGGAATGGAAGATCCCATCCAGCtccaccaccatcatcatcaccaaaTTTCGTACGATTCAGTTTGGCCGAACTTCCCTCTCCAACTACATCATCAAGTGCCATCGTCATCCAGTACTCACCTTCATTATGATCAATTTGGTCATCATGATCAACTAGTTCTACCTGGGAACTATAGTAACTTTATGGATCAAGAAGATATTCAACATGAAGAGGAgccggaagaggaagaggagctggGAGCTATGAAGGAAATGATGTACAAGATCGCCGCGATGCAACCAGTGGACATTGATCCTGCCACAATCCAAAAGCCGAAAAGGAGGAACGTCCGAATCAGTGACGACCCGCAGAGCGTGGCTGCGCGTCACCGGCGCGAGAGGATAAGCGAGAAGATCCGGATCCTGCAAAGACTTGTTCCCGGGGGAACGAAAATGGACACTGCTTCCATGTTAGACGAAGCCATTCGCTATGTCAAGTTCTTGAAGAGGCAAATCCGCTTGCTACAACAATCGAGTCACCATCATCCTCACCAGCAATGCATTAATGTTAACGCTGGAGTACTTGGTACACCTAGTGCAAGTACCGCTGCAGCCTTAGCTGGTGGTGGAGGGGCATTGGATTGGCTCCCACCGCCTATTCCTGGTTCTGCCACCTCCTCTTCCACGGACACTCCGACAACCAGACCAGCTCTTGGATTCACAGCCTTTGAAGGTAGCCGGGGAGATATTGCAGCTTTGAGATTCAATCATGAGGTACTTAGTGATTAATTAGTTAGGCTGTGGAAGCTAAGCtgattaattattattaataaggaaTTGAAATATGTATTGATCATGAGTATGAGTGtaactaaaaactaaaaagtgTAAGAGATATTATATTTTGATGGAAGGTCAGTCATGTGGATTGTTGAAAAGGTTGTTACGATATTGTTGACTGTGGTGGTGAGAATAATCATAACTGTTTTCAATTGGGTTACGTACTATCATATTATAAAAGAATATATAATTAATCAGCTTGCCTAGTACTCTGGAACTTGGCCGGAGAGTTTGTTTGGCCGACTCTGTTCCGGGAATTAATAAAACAGTGACGTATATAGCTATTAAATAtatgatctctctctctctctctctctctcatgcatGTGTATACCTACATAAATTAACACATACGGGTATTGATACATCATGTATGCATTTGAGCATATATAAGTGAGTATATCACGGCCATGAGTTTATTTAATTACTTGCAAGACCTGTGTGTACGTGATGATGATTAATTTAGTTatagggttcttgacccaaagcaccaaaatgagccaaaattatctcacttatcccggcaatagatttttattcccactaatcCAGTTTAGAGTAAAATGACACTTTTACCCTCAGTCTAATTAAACAACTACTTTCATGCCACCCTCTTATCCCTTCGatcttctctctcactctctctgctCCAGTGCCGACCtgcaccctctctctctctctctctcctccagaaAGCGCCGACCCCATCCTTGTACAGCTCGGCCTTGCCGTCTAGTTTGCAGAGTAGCACAAGAACCAGCCAAGCGATCCGTACTGAAATCGGCGACTCGTCGACGTCGTAGCAGCCGAAGTAGGCTTCCGGCAACCGCGTCTTCGAAATCCTCGAGCATC encodes the following:
- the LOC133733775 gene encoding transcription factor HEC3-like — encoded protein: MDHTNYLNNQLGNNLVSAAGDHHDDHVGMEDPIQLHHHHHHQISYDSVWPNFPLQLHHQVPSSSSTHLHYDQFGHHDQLVLPGNYSNFMDQEDIQHEEEPEEEEELGAMKEMMYKIAAMQPVDIDPATIQKPKRRNVRISDDPQSVAARHRRERISEKIRILQRLVPGGTKMDTASMLDEAIRYVKFLKRQIRLLQQSSHHHPHQQCINVNAGVLGTPSASTAAALAGGGGALDWLPPPIPGSATSSSTDTPTTRPALGFTAFEGSRGDIAALRFNHEVLSD